In bacterium, the genomic window CACCTGCGATGGCGTCGATGACGACTGCGATGGTTCAGTAGACGAAGACTTCGCCTCAACACCCACCTCCTGTGGTATCGGCGAATGCGCTGCCACCGGCGCCACCTCCTGCGTCGGCGGAACCGTCCAGGACTCCTGCACCGCGGGAACACCGGCTGCTGATGATGCCACCTGCGATGGCATCGACGATGACTGCGACGGCACCTCCGATGAGGATTACGTCTCGACCGCCACCTCCTGCGGCGTCGGAGAATGCTCGGCCACCGGAACCACCTCCTGCGTCGGCGGAACCGTCCAAGACTCCTGTACTGCGGGAACTCCGGCGGCCGATGACGCCACCTGCGACGGTTTGGACAACGATTGCGACGGATCGGTCGACGAAGACTACACCTCAACACCGACCTCTTGCGGCACCGGGGCCTGCGCCGCAACCGGCGTGACCTCCTGTGTCGGTGGCTCGGTCCAAGACTCCTGCACCGCGGGAACTCCGGCGGCTGATGATGCCACCTGTGATGGGCTCGACAACGATTGTGACGGGTCGGTCGATGAAGACTTCGCCCCAACACCCACCTCCTGCGGGGTTGGTGAATGCGCGGCTACGGGAACCACTTCTTGTGTTGGCGGAACCGTCCAAGACTCCTGCACTGCGGGTACACCCGCGGCTGATGACGCCACCTGTGACGGCTTGGACAACGACTGCGACGGCTCAGCAGACGAAGACTTTGTCTCCACACCAACTTCTTGTGGTGTCGGTGAATGTGCGGCGACGGGAAATACTTCCTGCGTTGCCGGGTCCGTTCAAGATTCCTGTACCGCCGGGACGCCGACCGCCGAAGTTTGCGACGGCCTCGATAACGACTGCGACGGGATGACGGACGATGGAGCAGACGCCTCGTGCGACGACGGTAACTTCTGCAACGGAACAGAGACCTGTAATAGTGCCGTCGGTGCCTGTGACCCGGGCACTGCCCCCGCCTGCGATGACGGCCTCTTCTGCAACGGAACCGAGACCTGTAACGAGGCCACAGACTCGTGCGACCCGGGCACTGCCCCCGCCTGCGACGACGGCAACTTCTGCAATGGCACCGAGACCTGTAACGAATCCACCGACTCGTGCGACCCGGGCACTCCGCCGGAATGCGGCGACAACGACCTTTGCACGACGGATACTTGCGATCCGTCCTCCGGATGCTTCAACGCGCCGGTTTCCACGGACGACGATAACGCCTGCACGACCGACAGTTGCGATCCGGAAACCGGTACAATCTCCCACGTCGAGGTTCCGATCTTTGACGGCGACGCGTGCACGATCGACGAGTGCAACCCCGAGACGGGGGCCGTGACCCACACGCCGGTCTTGACCGACGACGGCGACGCCTGCACGGTCGACCTCTGCGATCCCCTGACGGGCGCCATCAGCCATGACCCGGTGAA contains:
- a CDS encoding MopE-related protein; translation: TCDGVDDDCDGSVDEDFASTPTSCGIGECAATGATSCVGGTVQDSCTAGTPAADDATCDGIDDDCDGTSDEDYVSTATSCGVGECSATGTTSCVGGTVQDSCTAGTPAADDATCDGLDNDCDGSVDEDYTSTPTSCGTGACAATGVTSCVGGSVQDSCTAGTPAADDATCDGLDNDCDGSVDEDFAPTPTSCGVGECAATGTTSCVGGTVQDSCTAGTPAADDATCDGLDNDCDGSADEDFVSTPTSCGVGECAATGNTSCVAGSVQDSCTAGTPTAEVCDGLDNDCDGMTDDGADASCDDGNFCNGTETCNSAVGACDPGTAPACDDGLFCNGTETCNEATDSCDPGTAPACDDGNFCNGTETCNESTDSCDPGTPPECGDNDLCTTDTCDPSSGCFNAPVSTDDDNACTTDSCDPETGTISHVEVPIFDGDACTIDECNPETGAVTHTPVLTDDGDACTVDLCDPLTGAISHDPVNIDDTDACTTDACDSLTGVSHTPVDTDDGDACTVDSCNPSSGVHHTPVEINDGDACTVDACDPSTGVSHTPLPDTDGDGICDAEDDCVNDPDNDSDGDFVCGDEDNCPTTPNPDQQDSDGNGIGDACEVNALCSMDFSGLPNTTCPATTKVQSMAELNTWLAGTRTTNLLVLKHKNNVGSGKYDFAGADTTIVTNCRVELNPQATFHNMGNMTVIASEILQRNDIYSGENKTITLRAGRSVEVKPASKVTLSVVVESPSVIYRGDVNSSVASVGLCGNDVEMKPASLMKAGEVFMQAADSLILRGDIAGAAVVTLLSSGSAELRPTDKIGTSSDPAGSVTIHVNGHFDDRGDITAATSEIVTGSFTLWPAHSFEVDNMCTISGTMALGSTGINGTCVPGIQ